In the genome of Kitasatospora cineracea, one region contains:
- a CDS encoding EamA family transporter has translation MTPRHIALAVLVAAVWGLNFVLIEVGLHDFPPLLFCALRFAVVALPAVFLVGSPRVAWRWVLGVGLTLGVVKFGLLFLGMHAGMPAGLSSLVLQGQAGFTALFAAGLLGERPARLRVAGLAVAFAGIALAAVDRGAGGPVGAFALVIGAAVAWGLANVLTRRAAPPDALRWMVWVSAVPPLPLLALSLLVEGPDADWAALRSITWSGVGAVLYVGLVSTLFGFVAWSHLLRRYDASLVAPYSLLVPVFGMSSAALLLGERFSLLAGAATVLVIAGIGLGAVPATGWARLRRRVRPAAAPAAGRPARQG, from the coding sequence ATGACCCCCCGTCACATCGCCCTGGCCGTGCTGGTCGCCGCCGTCTGGGGGCTGAACTTCGTGCTGATCGAGGTCGGTCTGCACGACTTCCCGCCGCTGCTGTTCTGCGCGCTGCGGTTCGCCGTGGTGGCGCTGCCCGCGGTGTTCCTGGTCGGCTCGCCGCGGGTGGCGTGGCGGTGGGTGCTGGGGGTCGGGCTGACGCTCGGGGTGGTGAAGTTCGGGCTGCTGTTCCTCGGCATGCACGCCGGGATGCCGGCCGGGCTGTCCTCGCTGGTGCTGCAGGGGCAGGCCGGGTTCACCGCGCTGTTCGCGGCCGGGCTGCTGGGCGAGCGGCCCGCCCGGCTGCGGGTGGCCGGGCTGGCGGTGGCCTTCGCCGGGATCGCGCTGGCCGCGGTGGACCGCGGCGCGGGCGGCCCGGTGGGGGCGTTCGCGCTGGTGATCGGCGCGGCGGTGGCCTGGGGCCTGGCCAACGTGCTGACCCGCCGGGCCGCCCCGCCGGACGCGCTGCGCTGGATGGTGTGGGTCTCCGCGGTGCCGCCGCTGCCGCTGCTGGCCCTGTCGCTGCTGGTCGAGGGCCCGGACGCGGACTGGGCGGCGCTGCGGTCGATCACCTGGTCGGGCGTCGGCGCGGTGCTGTACGTCGGCCTGGTCTCCACGCTGTTCGGGTTCGTCGCCTGGAGCCACCTGCTGCGCCGCTACGACGCCTCGCTGGTGGCCCCGTACTCGCTGCTGGTGCCGGTGTTCGGGATGTCCTCGGCGGCGCTGCTGCTGGGCGAGCGGTTCAGCCTGTTGGCGGGGGCCGCGACGGTGCTGGTGATCGCCGGGATCGGGCTGGGCGCGGTGCCGGCTACGGGGTGGGCCCGGCTTCGTAGGCGAGTTCGGCCTGCCGCAGCGCCCGCAGCAGGGCGTCCTGCTCGGCAGGGCTGA
- a CDS encoding LysR family transcriptional regulator produces the protein MMDLGRLRALHAVAVHGSVGGAATALGFTPSAISQQIAKLERETRTVLLERQGRGIQLTDAARQLADTAQRVLALVEQAEVTLEEQRGRPAGRLLVAAFPTAARGLLPAVLAELHATCPELDVRLLESDPYPAAELVARGEVDLAVVQDWATVPLPVQDGLDRLDLGTDPVDLLLPAGHPLAALDAVPVTALRGQRWISVPPGNICHDWLLRTMRETGEEPDVAHRVGEFQTQLALIAAGLGLGLIPRLGRGPLPPGIAARPVTPEPVRRVHALWRTQTSRRPAVTATLTALRHHWAALENT, from the coding sequence ATGATGGATCTGGGACGCCTGCGCGCCCTGCACGCGGTCGCCGTGCACGGCTCGGTCGGCGGGGCCGCCACGGCCCTCGGCTTCACCCCCTCCGCGATCTCCCAGCAGATCGCCAAACTCGAGCGCGAGACCCGCACCGTCCTGCTCGAACGCCAGGGCCGCGGCATCCAACTTACCGACGCCGCACGCCAGTTGGCGGACACCGCGCAGCGCGTCCTGGCCCTGGTCGAGCAGGCCGAAGTGACGCTCGAGGAGCAGCGCGGCCGACCCGCCGGACGGCTGCTGGTGGCCGCCTTCCCCACCGCGGCCCGCGGCCTGCTGCCCGCCGTCCTCGCCGAGCTGCACGCCACCTGCCCCGAGCTGGACGTCCGGCTGCTGGAGAGCGACCCCTACCCGGCGGCCGAGCTGGTGGCCCGCGGCGAGGTCGACCTGGCGGTCGTGCAGGACTGGGCGACCGTCCCGCTCCCGGTGCAGGACGGCCTCGATCGGCTCGACCTCGGCACCGACCCGGTCGACCTGCTGCTGCCCGCCGGGCACCCGCTGGCCGCGCTGGACGCCGTCCCGGTGACGGCGCTGCGCGGGCAGCGCTGGATCAGCGTGCCGCCCGGCAACATCTGCCACGACTGGCTGCTGCGCACCATGCGGGAGACCGGCGAGGAACCGGACGTCGCCCACCGGGTCGGCGAGTTCCAGACCCAACTCGCCCTGATCGCCGCCGGCCTGGGCCTCGGCCTGATCCCCCGCCTGGGCCGCGGCCCCCTCCCGCCCGGCATCGCCGCCCGCCCCGTCACCCCCGAACCCGTCCGCCGCGTCCACGCCCTCTGGCGCACCCAGACCTCCCGCCGCCCCGCCGTCACCGCCACCCTGACCGCCCTCCGCCACCACTGGGCCGCCCTGGAGAACACCTGA
- a CDS encoding phosphatase PAP2 family protein: MSLAVLLAAVSWQVAVDGPLLGLDTAVRDGVREARGAIGSTLLNHLGVALSDLGGGTVAVPVLLGCAGLAAWLARRGGRPRWWVPVPVATVAAVLVPLLVVPAKIWFARPGPYGAPLAGDQWGWYPSGHTATSSIAYGTAALLLARVLPVVAGRRLGAACALVCLGVGAGLVWSDFHWLLDVVASWCLSGLLLLGLRLLLPRLLPDRPDSAS, encoded by the coding sequence ATGTCACTGGCGGTGCTGCTGGCCGCGGTCTCCTGGCAGGTCGCGGTGGACGGGCCGCTGCTGGGGCTGGACACGGCGGTGCGCGACGGGGTGCGGGAGGCCCGCGGGGCGATCGGCTCGACGCTGCTGAACCACCTGGGCGTGGCGCTGTCCGACCTGGGCGGCGGGACGGTGGCGGTCCCGGTGCTGCTGGGGTGCGCGGGCCTGGCGGCCTGGCTGGCCCGGCGCGGCGGGCGGCCGCGCTGGTGGGTGCCGGTGCCGGTGGCGACGGTGGCCGCGGTGCTGGTCCCGCTGCTGGTGGTGCCCGCGAAGATCTGGTTCGCCCGCCCGGGCCCGTACGGGGCGCCGCTGGCCGGGGACCAGTGGGGCTGGTACCCGTCGGGCCACACGGCGACCTCCTCGATCGCGTACGGGACGGCGGCGCTGCTGCTGGCCCGGGTGCTGCCGGTGGTGGCGGGGCGGCGGCTGGGCGCGGCGTGCGCGCTGGTCTGCCTGGGGGTGGGGGCGGGGCTGGTGTGGAGCGACTTCCACTGGCTGCTGGACGTAGTGGCGAGCTGGTGCCTGTCCGGCCTGCTGCTGCTCGGGCTGCGACTGCTGCTGCCGCGCCTGCTGCCCGACCGGCCGGACTCCGCCTCCTGA
- a CDS encoding glycoside hydrolase family 18 protein, with amino-acid sequence MTRFSVAASLLALAVTALPAQGATAAAAAPVQVYGAWHCSDDACTWAKVRDPAAFDAANHWLVDRGDGRPSVNVVVLSFVNPLRLLNGTTDAGNAAGVPVGMNQQVVDYFTAHGVRVMLSIGGITYTGDWDTALAQNGTLLGQKAAALASKLGVGIEIDYENSNSPNLTGLQAFVDAYRAAHPYDASGTDPTARLTIDVAAGDRWLIGIDQYATAHWLTTANPVLDYANAMVPSKQPSASSAVANWQEHLDGKPTYNPAIPPLAPAKFTGSLYIAEGSQVRPECNNFANSAQKATGSWVRSAAPNGAGATAGLLGFMFWAAEKPSTRGVTTAPPNSCEGGVGAGATAFDVPVPMPPLRQG; translated from the coding sequence ATGACGCGTTTCTCGGTGGCGGCCTCGCTGCTGGCCCTGGCCGTGACGGCCCTGCCGGCCCAGGGCGCGACCGCGGCGGCGGCCGCGCCGGTGCAGGTGTACGGGGCCTGGCACTGCAGCGACGACGCCTGCACCTGGGCGAAGGTCCGCGACCCGGCCGCCTTCGACGCCGCCAACCACTGGCTGGTGGACCGCGGCGACGGCCGCCCCTCGGTGAACGTGGTGGTGCTGAGCTTCGTCAACCCGCTGCGGCTGCTGAACGGCACCACCGACGCCGGGAACGCCGCCGGGGTGCCGGTGGGCATGAACCAGCAGGTGGTGGACTACTTCACGGCGCACGGCGTCCGGGTGATGCTCTCCATCGGCGGCATCACCTACACCGGCGACTGGGACACCGCGCTGGCCCAGAACGGCACCCTGCTCGGCCAGAAAGCAGCGGCGCTGGCGAGCAAGCTCGGCGTGGGCATCGAGATCGACTACGAGAACAGCAACAGTCCGAACCTGACCGGCCTGCAGGCGTTCGTGGACGCCTACCGGGCCGCCCACCCGTACGACGCCTCCGGCACGGACCCGACCGCCCGGCTGACCATCGACGTGGCGGCCGGGGACCGCTGGCTGATCGGCATCGACCAGTACGCCACCGCGCACTGGCTGACCACGGCGAACCCGGTGCTGGACTACGCCAACGCGATGGTGCCCAGCAAGCAGCCGTCCGCCTCCTCGGCGGTCGCCAACTGGCAGGAGCACCTGGACGGCAAGCCCACCTACAACCCGGCGATCCCGCCGCTGGCCCCGGCGAAGTTCACCGGCAGCCTGTACATCGCGGAGGGCTCGCAGGTCCGCCCGGAGTGCAACAACTTCGCGAACTCGGCGCAGAAGGCCACCGGCAGCTGGGTGCGCAGCGCCGCACCGAACGGGGCGGGGGCCACGGCCGGGCTGCTGGGCTTCATGTTCTGGGCGGCCGAGAAGCCGTCCACCCGGGGCGTGACCACCGCGCCGCCGAACAGCTGCGAGGGCGGGGTCGGCGCGGGCGCCACCGCGTTCGACGTGCCGGTGCCGATGCCCCCGCTGCGGCAGGGCTGA
- a CDS encoding MarR family winged helix-turn-helix transcriptional regulator, whose amino-acid sequence MTSPGPADTAAELADALTRAMKRIRRQTMQRLEPYGLTPAQGRALRTLAHAPGCESAETMRLSELAERLHIAPRSATTVVDALEEAGLVARTPDPADRRAVRLVLTEAGHGALERISRVRHEVAQEYFGPVSPAEQDALLRALRQAELAYEAGPTP is encoded by the coding sequence ATGACCTCCCCCGGCCCCGCCGACACCGCCGCGGAACTCGCCGACGCGCTCACCCGGGCGATGAAGCGGATCCGGCGGCAGACCATGCAGCGGCTGGAGCCCTACGGCCTCACCCCCGCCCAGGGCCGGGCCCTGCGCACCCTCGCCCACGCACCCGGCTGCGAGAGCGCCGAGACCATGCGGCTGAGCGAGCTCGCCGAGCGCCTGCACATCGCCCCGCGCTCCGCCACCACCGTGGTCGACGCCCTGGAGGAGGCCGGCCTGGTCGCCCGCACCCCCGACCCGGCCGACCGCCGCGCGGTGCGCCTGGTGCTCACCGAGGCCGGCCACGGCGCGCTGGAGCGGATCTCCCGGGTCCGGCACGAGGTCGCCCAGGAGTACTTCGGCCCGGTCAGCCCTGCCGAGCAGGACGCCCTGCTGCGGGCGCTGCGGCAGGCCGAACTCGCCTACGAAGCCGGGCCCACCCCGTAG
- the gabT gene encoding 4-aminobutyrate--2-oxoglutarate transaminase: MSAATPLPQERRLVTAIPGPKSQELQARKLGAVPAGVGTTLPVYVSRAGGGVLEDVDGNSLIDFGSGIAVTNVGNSAAAVVARATEQLAAFTHTCFMVTPYEGYVAVAEQLNELTPGDHDKRTALFNSGAEAVENAVKIARAYTKRTAVVVFDHGYHGRTNLTMGLTAKNMPYKQGFGPFAPEIYRVPVAYPYRWLTGAENCAAEAAAQAIEVITKQIGAENVAAVIIEPIQGEGGFIEPAKGFLPAIAEFAKANGIVFVADEIQTGFCRTGQWFACEDEGVVPDLITTAKGIAGGLPLAAVTGRAEIMDAAHSGGLGGTYGGNPVACAAALGAIETMRSEDLNGKAQRIGEVMLGRLRAMQEKFADSDRVRIGEVRGRGAMIAVELVKPGGKEPDPAATAAIAKACHAEGLVVLTAGTYGNVLRFLPPLVIPEHLLAEGLDILESAFAGV, from the coding sequence ATGAGCGCTGCAACTCCGCTCCCGCAGGAGCGCCGCCTGGTCACCGCGATCCCCGGCCCGAAGTCGCAGGAGCTGCAGGCCCGCAAGCTCGGCGCGGTGCCGGCGGGCGTGGGCACCACGCTGCCGGTGTACGTGTCGCGGGCCGGCGGCGGCGTGCTGGAGGACGTGGACGGCAACAGCCTGATCGACTTCGGCTCGGGCATCGCCGTGACGAACGTGGGCAACAGCGCCGCGGCGGTGGTGGCGCGGGCGACCGAGCAGCTGGCCGCGTTCACGCACACCTGTTTCATGGTGACCCCGTACGAGGGCTACGTGGCGGTGGCGGAGCAGCTGAACGAGCTGACCCCGGGCGACCACGACAAGCGCACCGCGCTGTTCAACTCGGGTGCGGAGGCGGTGGAGAACGCGGTGAAGATCGCCCGCGCCTACACCAAGCGGACCGCCGTGGTGGTGTTCGACCACGGCTACCACGGCCGCACCAACCTGACCATGGGCCTGACGGCGAAGAACATGCCGTACAAGCAGGGCTTCGGCCCGTTCGCGCCGGAGATCTACCGGGTGCCGGTGGCGTACCCGTACCGCTGGCTGACGGGTGCGGAGAACTGCGCCGCCGAGGCGGCCGCGCAGGCGATCGAGGTCATCACGAAGCAGATCGGCGCGGAGAACGTCGCGGCGGTCATCATCGAGCCGATCCAGGGCGAGGGCGGCTTCATCGAGCCGGCCAAGGGCTTCCTGCCGGCGATCGCGGAGTTCGCGAAGGCGAACGGGATCGTGTTCGTGGCGGACGAGATCCAGACCGGTTTCTGCCGCACCGGCCAGTGGTTCGCGTGCGAGGACGAGGGCGTCGTCCCGGACCTGATCACCACGGCGAAGGGCATCGCCGGCGGTCTGCCGCTGGCGGCGGTGACCGGCCGGGCCGAGATCATGGACGCCGCGCACTCGGGCGGCCTGGGCGGCACCTACGGCGGCAACCCGGTGGCCTGCGCGGCCGCGCTGGGTGCGATCGAGACCATGAGGTCCGAGGACCTGAACGGCAAGGCGCAGCGGATCGGCGAGGTCATGCTGGGCCGGCTGCGGGCGATGCAGGAGAAGTTCGCCGACTCGGACCGGGTGCGCATCGGCGAGGTCCGCGGCCGCGGCGCGATGATCGCGGTGGAGCTGGTGAAGCCGGGCGGCAAGGAGCCGGACCCGGCGGCGACCGCGGCGATCGCCAAGGCCTGCCACGCGGAGGGCCTGGTGGTGCTGACCGCCGGCACCTACGGCAACGTGCTGCGCTTCCTGCCGCCGCTGGTGATCCCGGAGCACCTGCTGGCCGAGGGCCTGGACATCCTGGAGTCGGCCTTCGCGGGCGTCTGA
- a CDS encoding DUF2218 domain-containing protein, with protein sequence MARSTARVTTDRPARYAKQLAAHMGRKVPAEWSEETGRGSLAFGAGRAELTAEDGALLLAVEGAEESLDQLEDVVGRHLVRFGTRDELVVAWQRESGAAGTVQRLTGEEG encoded by the coding sequence GTGGCCCGCTCCACCGCCCGCGTCACCACCGACCGCCCCGCCCGCTACGCCAAGCAGCTCGCCGCCCACATGGGCCGCAAGGTCCCCGCCGAGTGGTCGGAGGAGACCGGCCGCGGCTCGCTCGCCTTCGGCGCCGGCCGGGCCGAGCTCACCGCCGAGGACGGCGCGCTGCTGCTCGCCGTCGAGGGCGCCGAGGAGAGCCTCGACCAGCTGGAGGACGTGGTCGGCCGCCACCTGGTCCGCTTCGGCACCCGCGACGAGCTGGTCGTCGCCTGGCAGCGCGAGAGCGGCGCGGCCGGCACCGTCCAGCGCCTCACCGGCGAGGAGGGCTGA